From the genome of Ralstonia pickettii, one region includes:
- a CDS encoding TolC family protein has product MDRKACMSGKVGGSAAKALLYGGVCGLALLCGSAASAWSWPARLDDPLYARPPVLDRGAVLPGDGQPIVCTSGAVANHPLTLSETVDLALCNNPQIKAAWAAIKTQSGAVGEARAAYLPTVTSTLSQLHTRNEFPGHPDANNSTDGHTLYAGLNWRIFDFGTRAANREAANALLVAAMTAHDAALQKTLASVVGAYFDVLTAHAAVAARAEATKLAQDTLDATERRERKGAAGQSDTLQARTALAKAQLAEQRACADDNKAVAALVYAIGLKPGVPIELVEMREGTSTEGIGNLQGWLDEAVAKHPAIAAARAQWDAARAKVRQVRDEGLPSIDLTGNVYQNGYPNQGLQGARTTVTTVGVTLTIPLFEGFARTYKVQGAAAQVEQSAAQYEDIEHQTLSDVIKTHADAVSALGNLEASDTLLNSARAALVSSERRYARGAADILELLSTQSALSDALQERVRCISEWRSARVRLLATAGMLGRSQLDRLNQ; this is encoded by the coding sequence ATGGACAGGAAAGCTTGCATGAGCGGTAAGGTGGGAGGGAGCGCCGCCAAGGCGTTGTTGTACGGGGGCGTCTGTGGGCTCGCATTGCTGTGTGGAAGTGCGGCATCAGCTTGGAGTTGGCCGGCTCGTCTTGATGATCCGCTCTATGCACGCCCCCCGGTACTGGATCGTGGGGCTGTTCTTCCTGGCGATGGGCAGCCCATCGTGTGCACTTCAGGGGCGGTGGCGAACCATCCACTCACACTGAGCGAGACGGTGGACTTGGCGCTGTGCAACAACCCGCAGATCAAAGCGGCGTGGGCTGCCATCAAGACTCAATCCGGAGCCGTGGGTGAGGCCCGAGCTGCCTACTTGCCGACGGTCACGTCCACCTTGTCGCAATTGCACACGCGCAATGAGTTTCCGGGTCATCCGGATGCCAACAACTCGACTGATGGACACACCCTGTATGCCGGGTTGAACTGGCGCATCTTCGATTTCGGTACCCGGGCGGCAAATCGAGAGGCAGCCAATGCGTTGCTGGTTGCCGCCATGACCGCACACGATGCTGCCCTGCAGAAGACGCTCGCTAGCGTGGTTGGCGCCTACTTCGACGTGTTGACAGCGCACGCGGCCGTTGCTGCCAGAGCAGAAGCGACCAAGCTGGCACAGGACACGTTGGATGCAACCGAGCGGCGAGAGAGAAAAGGGGCTGCCGGTCAAAGCGACACGCTGCAGGCCCGTACTGCGCTGGCCAAGGCTCAGCTTGCCGAACAACGGGCGTGTGCTGACGACAACAAAGCCGTCGCAGCACTGGTCTACGCCATTGGCCTGAAACCGGGTGTACCCATTGAACTGGTGGAGATGCGAGAAGGAACGTCCACTGAGGGGATTGGCAATCTTCAAGGTTGGCTGGATGAGGCAGTGGCCAAGCATCCCGCAATCGCCGCAGCAAGGGCGCAATGGGACGCGGCACGTGCCAAGGTGCGCCAAGTCCGGGACGAAGGCCTACCGAGCATTGACCTGACCGGCAACGTCTACCAGAACGGCTATCCGAATCAGGGGTTGCAAGGCGCGCGCACGACGGTTACGACAGTCGGCGTCACCCTGACGATCCCGCTGTTCGAGGGCTTTGCGCGGACATACAAGGTCCAAGGTGCTGCGGCACAGGTTGAGCAAAGTGCTGCTCAGTACGAGGATATCGAACACCAGACGCTTTCCGATGTGATCAAGACGCACGCAGATGCGGTCTCCGCGCTCGGTAACTTGGAGGCTTCGGACACGCTGCTGAACTCCGCTCGGGCGGCACTGGTGTCATCGGAAAGGCGTTACGCGAGGGGCGCGGCGGACATCCTAGAGTTGCTTTCGACACAATCTGCGCTGTCAGACGCCTTGCAGGAGCGCGTCAGGTGTATCTCGGAATGGCGTTCGGCACGCGTGCGCCTGCTGGCAACCGCCGGCATGCTGGGGCGATCTCAATTAGATCGGCTGAATCAGTGA
- a CDS encoding DUF695 domain-containing protein: MRLLASLTLTLGCLASASQAATEKLPLQRTSGAAISTPAARDTDAWEVFPSQRGEHPALISYNKSYSQIAAKDARSSLFRVRLEFKHPTPKGWPPAEESPELNRVEDLLEAAVAANGGIQVGRITVDGHREFYFYVAFPEKRAQDIVTSVAAQASYKLQNVYRRDPAKEGYWKYLYPTADDQQVIGDMRVLDSLRQQGDIGTVSRHVTHWAYFPKQREAQQFANWANANAYKVSSVAPTADKSKVGVRFTHDGTMELEDITHHTISINRKARALGGDYDGWETSVERKR, encoded by the coding sequence ATGCGCCTGTTAGCCAGCCTCACCCTTACCCTCGGCTGTTTGGCGTCTGCCTCTCAGGCTGCTACGGAGAAGCTGCCGTTGCAACGCACGAGTGGTGCGGCGATATCCACCCCCGCCGCTCGGGACACCGACGCCTGGGAGGTGTTTCCTTCCCAAAGGGGGGAGCATCCTGCACTCATCAGCTACAACAAGAGCTATTCGCAGATAGCAGCAAAGGATGCTCGGTCGTCCTTGTTCCGAGTTCGCCTGGAGTTCAAGCACCCAACCCCGAAAGGCTGGCCACCCGCAGAAGAATCCCCAGAACTCAACAGAGTCGAGGACTTGTTGGAGGCTGCTGTCGCTGCAAATGGCGGCATCCAGGTTGGCCGTATCACGGTGGACGGCCATCGGGAGTTCTACTTCTACGTCGCATTCCCGGAGAAGAGGGCTCAGGACATCGTGACATCAGTGGCCGCTCAGGCGTCATACAAGCTTCAGAATGTCTACCGGCGCGATCCTGCCAAGGAAGGATATTGGAAGTACCTTTATCCCACCGCAGACGACCAACAGGTCATCGGTGACATGCGCGTTCTGGACTCCCTCAGGCAACAAGGAGACATCGGTACAGTGAGCCGACACGTAACGCACTGGGCCTACTTCCCAAAGCAAAGAGAGGCTCAGCAGTTCGCGAACTGGGCCAACGCAAACGCCTACAAGGTCAGCTCTGTCGCGCCGACTGCCGACAAGAGCAAGGTCGGAGTGCGCTTCACCCATGATGGAACTATGGAGCTTGAGGACATCACGCACCACACCATCAGCATCAATCGTAAGGCTCGGGCGCTCGGGGGTGACTACGATGGCTGGGAAACGAGCGTCGAGCGTAAGCGCTAA
- a CDS encoding helix-turn-helix domain-containing protein, translating into MPIRTPPSIEDTQDAALAARVGAAISERRRALGLTQARLAELIDLEQEAVSRWERGTRVPTLYRLQQLSDALDCTVDALLRRGSRHIDDQSAAVSDALKGLDDDERALVVNFVQQFTELLRSKHTQRRRVK; encoded by the coding sequence ATGCCTATCCGCACACCCCCCTCAATCGAAGACACCCAGGACGCAGCCCTTGCGGCCCGCGTGGGAGCAGCCATTTCTGAACGGAGGCGCGCACTCGGTCTTACGCAGGCTAGGCTGGCGGAACTGATTGATCTTGAACAGGAAGCGGTCTCCCGGTGGGAACGTGGCACCCGCGTACCAACGCTGTATCGCCTTCAGCAGTTGAGCGATGCGCTGGACTGCACAGTGGATGCGCTATTGCGGCGCGGTTCGCGACACATTGATGATCAAAGCGCGGCGGTGTCTGATGCGCTCAAGGGCTTGGACGATGACGAGCGAGCACTCGTGGTTAACTTTGTGCAGCAGTTCACTGAGCTTCTTCGATCCAAACACACTCAACGTCGGCGGGTAAAGTAG
- a CDS encoding FG-GAP repeat domain-containing protein, with amino-acid sequence MNKFLVLRAGAVMAALALSACGGGGDGTPAPTVSLTFDQPKVALGQSAKLTWSATNATSCVASGAWSGTQATSGTSTQAATTPGQAAFTLACTGPGGTATQSATMMVPLPVQKTSYLNKVAAANALGSQPLPAEVAQGNAVAFADFFQEGAYSMVTHTLEYNPGDPSTQNKFGHIHFWKSMNGQWIDHTADILTNNTGCLHPRKAVVADFNGDGKPDVFFACHGYDSAPFPGEQPHYLLSQADGTYQNVTATTKCFCHSASAADFNGNGYADVVVVDNIKHGKPYFLINDKSGNFTEDLTRLQNTIPTGAPIFTAELIDFGRNQLDLFLGGDEQNPSGASWYPTVVQNDGTEHFSTTKTLAGDANFTNTLDILFTNGQVYLNRVHETATGSYGFSEIQKVDFSTNAASRIYTNTPNFPNGSSWLNWIIPYQGKIMSLDSSDGVSVSQ; translated from the coding sequence ATGAACAAGTTTCTTGTACTGCGCGCTGGCGCAGTCATGGCCGCGCTTGCCCTCTCGGCCTGTGGTGGTGGGGGTGACGGAACGCCCGCACCGACCGTCTCCCTCACATTCGATCAACCGAAGGTGGCGCTCGGTCAGAGCGCAAAGCTAACGTGGTCGGCGACCAATGCAACATCGTGCGTAGCGTCCGGCGCATGGTCCGGAACGCAAGCCACCTCGGGCACATCGACACAAGCCGCAACGACACCCGGCCAAGCCGCATTCACGTTGGCATGTACGGGTCCCGGTGGCACGGCAACGCAGTCGGCAACGATGATGGTGCCGCTGCCGGTTCAGAAGACTTCGTACTTGAACAAGGTGGCGGCTGCCAACGCACTCGGATCGCAACCGCTTCCCGCCGAAGTCGCACAGGGCAATGCCGTTGCGTTCGCTGACTTCTTCCAAGAGGGGGCGTATTCGATGGTCACGCACACCCTCGAATACAACCCGGGCGACCCGAGTACCCAGAACAAGTTCGGCCATATCCACTTCTGGAAAAGCATGAACGGCCAGTGGATCGACCACACCGCTGACATTCTGACCAACAACACTGGTTGCCTGCATCCACGTAAGGCAGTCGTCGCCGACTTCAACGGCGATGGCAAGCCCGATGTGTTCTTCGCCTGCCATGGGTATGACAGTGCTCCGTTCCCTGGGGAGCAGCCGCATTACCTGCTGAGCCAGGCTGATGGGACATATCAGAATGTGACGGCAACGACGAAGTGTTTCTGCCATAGCGCGTCCGCTGCCGATTTCAACGGCAATGGGTATGCAGATGTGGTCGTGGTAGACAACATCAAACACGGCAAGCCGTACTTCCTCATCAACGACAAGAGCGGCAACTTCACCGAAGACCTGACGCGCTTGCAGAACACGATTCCGACTGGTGCGCCGATCTTCACGGCAGAGCTAATCGATTTCGGCCGTAACCAACTCGACCTGTTCCTGGGCGGGGATGAACAGAACCCTTCGGGCGCAAGCTGGTATCCGACTGTAGTGCAGAACGACGGCACAGAACACTTCTCTACCACCAAGACGTTGGCGGGCGACGCGAATTTCACGAACACGCTGGATATTCTGTTCACGAACGGTCAGGTGTACCTGAACCGCGTCCATGAGACCGCTACGGGATCGTATGGCTTCAGCGAGATTCAGAAGGTCGATTTCAGCACCAACGCTGCGAGCCGGATCTACACGAACACCCCGAACTTCCCGAACGGTTCGTCCTGGCTGAACTGGATCATTCCGTACCAAGGCAAGATCATGAGCCTCGACTCGTCCGACGGCGTATCGGTGTCTCAGTAA
- a CDS encoding plasmid replication protein, CyRepA1 family, with protein sequence MSYKISFNTEPGDAISIKVAVNSIVKNKPGGDDKAAWVSLAKEFENCDLTVTELIESIRSGYAFCAQHRSSRKSANFQCMQVLAVDIDSGSTVDAAVQSPFFQEFGSFIYTTVSHQPDAHRFRIVFVMEAPITDEKRMRAAYTGLIRKFDGDRACTDACRMFFGAEGCEVHFVGKTLPIEQVERLIELGEDGSDASSNGRAAMAGGRVTNRSSDALDEDQLVVTANQSVEFLSSLKSLTRIFCPKHEDKHASAMVVTSRRMQNGVHCSACARTFWPAWHKREELLSFDFGGFEDLLSEQAHEEHPFEWLDDDAPAEYWEITNGTGIFERNSRYLAPKKSSSTAPGSQAISFTGDAVAYLRSFQSAAKNKEAASEQDAGGWSTSVPEDHCDAGDIIAPVARDGVTFVRSPKGTGKTEWLDQLVAQLKAEGLSVLLIGHRQALLQSLAHRLGLHCYLDKIEEHEDPDLVKRYYAVCLDSLQKLNPQRHKFDVVLIDESEQVYSHITSSTLNGKRNACFLLLHHYVRQAKRVVLSDADLGWLTVNITDILRAGKGPSYVYVNRYRKSDDHTLHMYYSREDLIERVFAAVTEGGKQYIACNSKDEAKTIAETLRLQFGLQRRVQLITSENSSTREIQGFIKSISSAVADCDVLIVSPALGTGIDISVQVEAHQFTHVFGFFGVGITTHFDMDQQLARVRNMKDQHVWVSPAYRFFEYEVDAIRSSLLAKGALPELLKGYTPEGAPSYETDSKLLDVFAEVLSMRHASLNNARKHFIALKQSEGWNVVEALSSGVDMKPLQEQLKLARGIVKKQEFDGVAHAKRIKAAEYKELKDKLDASIDEQRQLQRFRISQFYGVKDVTPELVSLDGNGRYRECVRLFSFFTASNTQRLWFNYAEQGKLTVDMKGYRRKCDLLQKLFHVAGAIDESGVLNTMERFEGAKLDSFIAAVKEETVNIGLVLGISVREDFEWKPMSQLGDLLRLIGLKFGKPKVRYEDGKKKVYTYGLDLDRLDQLQSYSDHYRRGLREAYGAWNIESGEWDLMIKDGKDIVAVDRNSDVA encoded by the coding sequence GTGAGCTATAAGATTTCTTTTAATACCGAACCCGGCGACGCCATAAGCATCAAGGTCGCTGTCAATAGCATCGTCAAAAACAAGCCGGGGGGCGACGACAAGGCCGCTTGGGTTTCGCTCGCCAAGGAGTTCGAAAACTGCGATCTCACCGTTACGGAGCTGATCGAAAGCATCCGTTCGGGCTACGCCTTCTGCGCTCAACACCGTAGTTCGCGTAAGTCCGCCAACTTCCAATGCATGCAGGTGCTGGCGGTTGATATCGATTCGGGTTCGACGGTGGATGCGGCGGTGCAATCGCCGTTCTTCCAGGAGTTTGGCTCCTTCATCTACACCACCGTCAGCCATCAGCCGGACGCTCACCGTTTCCGTATTGTTTTCGTGATGGAGGCTCCCATCACCGATGAAAAGCGCATGCGTGCCGCCTACACTGGACTTATCCGCAAGTTCGATGGGGATCGCGCCTGTACCGATGCTTGTCGCATGTTCTTCGGGGCCGAGGGCTGCGAAGTGCATTTTGTTGGCAAGACCTTGCCGATCGAACAAGTCGAACGCCTGATCGAGTTGGGCGAGGATGGCTCGGATGCCTCTTCGAACGGGAGGGCGGCGATGGCAGGCGGTCGCGTCACGAATCGCTCGTCCGACGCCTTGGACGAAGATCAGCTTGTCGTCACTGCAAACCAAAGCGTGGAATTTCTCTCGAGTCTCAAGAGCCTTACGCGCATCTTCTGCCCCAAGCACGAGGATAAGCATGCCAGTGCGATGGTCGTGACCTCCCGGCGTATGCAGAACGGGGTGCATTGCAGCGCCTGCGCTCGCACCTTCTGGCCTGCTTGGCACAAGCGCGAAGAACTGCTGTCGTTCGACTTCGGCGGGTTCGAAGACTTGCTGAGTGAACAGGCGCACGAAGAGCACCCGTTCGAATGGCTGGATGACGATGCGCCGGCAGAGTACTGGGAGATAACCAACGGGACGGGAATCTTTGAGCGCAATAGCCGGTATCTGGCGCCCAAGAAGAGCTCCAGCACCGCACCCGGCTCGCAAGCCATCTCCTTTACCGGGGATGCTGTGGCGTACTTGCGCAGCTTTCAGTCCGCCGCGAAGAACAAAGAAGCCGCTTCGGAGCAAGATGCGGGTGGATGGAGCACGAGCGTACCGGAGGATCACTGCGATGCAGGGGACATCATCGCTCCCGTTGCACGCGATGGCGTGACGTTCGTTCGCAGCCCCAAGGGGACCGGTAAGACGGAGTGGCTGGATCAGCTTGTCGCGCAGTTGAAGGCTGAGGGTTTGTCCGTGCTGCTCATCGGGCACCGCCAAGCTCTGCTTCAGTCGCTCGCGCATCGTCTCGGCCTACATTGCTACCTCGACAAGATCGAGGAGCACGAAGACCCTGATCTTGTGAAGCGCTACTACGCGGTGTGTCTGGACAGCTTGCAAAAGCTCAACCCGCAGCGGCACAAGTTCGATGTCGTCCTCATTGACGAAAGCGAGCAGGTGTATTCGCACATCACATCCAGCACCCTGAACGGAAAGCGCAATGCGTGCTTTCTGCTACTGCATCACTACGTGCGGCAAGCCAAGCGCGTGGTGTTGAGCGACGCGGACCTGGGCTGGTTGACGGTCAATATCACTGACATCCTCAGGGCAGGGAAGGGGCCGAGCTATGTCTACGTGAATCGTTACCGCAAGTCCGACGACCACACCCTACATATGTACTACAGCCGGGAAGACTTGATCGAACGTGTTTTCGCCGCTGTCACCGAAGGCGGGAAGCAATACATCGCCTGCAATTCGAAGGATGAGGCAAAAACCATAGCCGAGACCCTGCGCTTGCAGTTTGGATTGCAACGGCGCGTTCAGTTGATTACCTCGGAGAACTCCAGCACGCGGGAAATTCAGGGCTTCATCAAGTCGATCAGTAGCGCGGTCGCAGATTGTGATGTGCTGATCGTGTCGCCAGCATTGGGTACGGGCATCGATATTTCGGTCCAGGTGGAAGCCCACCAGTTCACGCATGTTTTCGGGTTCTTCGGCGTGGGGATTACTACCCACTTCGATATGGATCAGCAACTTGCCCGTGTTCGCAACATGAAGGACCAGCACGTGTGGGTGTCGCCGGCGTATCGCTTCTTCGAGTACGAAGTCGATGCGATCCGCAGCAGCCTACTTGCCAAAGGAGCTTTGCCCGAACTGCTCAAGGGTTACACCCCCGAGGGCGCACCCTCCTATGAGACGGATAGCAAGTTGCTCGACGTGTTCGCCGAAGTCTTGTCGATGCGTCACGCGTCTCTCAACAATGCGCGTAAGCACTTCATAGCCTTGAAGCAGTCCGAGGGCTGGAATGTCGTCGAAGCGTTGTCTTCCGGGGTGGATATGAAGCCGTTGCAAGAGCAACTCAAGCTCGCTCGCGGTATCGTCAAGAAGCAGGAGTTCGACGGCGTTGCCCATGCAAAGCGGATCAAGGCTGCTGAGTATAAGGAGCTTAAAGACAAGTTGGATGCATCGATCGATGAGCAAAGGCAGCTTCAGCGTTTCCGCATCTCTCAGTTCTATGGCGTCAAGGACGTCACCCCTGAACTCGTTTCGCTCGACGGCAACGGCCGGTATCGGGAATGCGTGCGGTTGTTCTCGTTCTTCACTGCGTCGAACACGCAGCGGTTGTGGTTTAACTATGCAGAGCAGGGCAAATTGACCGTCGATATGAAGGGGTACCGCCGCAAGTGCGATTTGCTGCAAAAGCTCTTCCACGTCGCCGGGGCGATTGATGAGTCTGGGGTTCTCAACACGATGGAACGTTTCGAGGGCGCGAAGCTGGACTCGTTTATCGCCGCCGTGAAGGAGGAGACCGTGAACATTGGCCTGGTGCTCGGCATCAGCGTGCGTGAGGATTTCGAATGGAAACCCATGTCGCAGTTGGGTGATCTGCTTCGGCTGATTGGTTTGAAGTTCGGCAAGCCCAAGGTGCGTTACGAGGATGGGAAGAAGAAGGTCTACACGTACGGCCTCGACCTTGATCGTCTTGATCAGCTCCAGTCGTACAGCGACCACTATCGCCGTGGCCTGAGGGAAGCGTACGGGGCGTGGAATATCGAATCGGGGGAATGGGATTTGATGATCAAGGACGGCAAGGACATCGTGGCAGTTGACCGCAACTCCGATGTCGCCTGA
- a CDS encoding H-NS histone family protein, translated as MATYKELLAQKQKLEEQLEGARLKELEQVIAQVKQIVADYGLTAEDIGLSSKNKAKARRTVAPKYQDPKTGATWTGRGRAPTWIAGKNYERFLIA; from the coding sequence ATGGCTACTTATAAAGAACTACTCGCTCAGAAGCAGAAGCTGGAAGAACAGCTTGAGGGCGCCCGCCTCAAAGAGCTTGAGCAGGTCATTGCTCAGGTTAAACAGATCGTGGCCGACTACGGGCTGACGGCAGAAGACATTGGACTGTCGTCCAAAAACAAAGCGAAGGCTCGCCGCACCGTTGCGCCGAAATACCAAGACCCGAAGACCGGCGCTACTTGGACGGGTCGCGGTCGTGCACCCACGTGGATCGCAGGCAAGAACTATGAGCGTTTCCTGATCGCCTAG
- a CDS encoding S1 family peptidase, with product MAISRKSAFVPQPPDTPVSELALRVLVEFADGDAHVIGTATLIATHLALTAQHVVDDILTRFGHGELKDNAADVTEYSIRLYQVLPGGHYAIWNVYTAWKCPGSDLALLHLGLFGQSDPNTPINWRTPPLIFTAPPVGTPIAAFGYHSSVVATRPADEGGYHMELKDKPTTSTGVIEEILPNGQPSGNFTFPCYRVAARFDGGMSGGPVFDERGRLCGIISGSLFPGDDEEEPISYVCMLWPILPLGISVNRGPSHAKNVKYPVAHLVRDRIIHTCESSFNGIDPRLLITWYCLPEVPI from the coding sequence ATGGCAATTTCCCGCAAATCCGCATTCGTCCCCCAGCCGCCTGATACGCCGGTATCGGAGCTTGCCCTGCGTGTACTCGTTGAGTTTGCAGATGGGGATGCGCATGTCATCGGCACAGCAACCCTGATTGCAACGCACCTCGCTCTTACCGCGCAACACGTGGTAGACGACATCCTGACAAGATTCGGACATGGTGAGTTGAAGGACAATGCTGCGGATGTCACTGAGTATTCCATCCGTCTCTATCAGGTCCTTCCAGGCGGGCACTACGCTATTTGGAATGTTTACACTGCCTGGAAGTGTCCCGGCTCCGATCTCGCGCTGCTACATCTAGGTCTCTTCGGTCAAAGCGATCCGAACACGCCAATCAACTGGCGAACTCCACCACTCATTTTTACGGCTCCGCCCGTCGGCACTCCAATTGCGGCCTTCGGCTACCACAGCTCTGTTGTCGCAACTCGCCCCGCTGACGAGGGCGGCTATCATATGGAGTTGAAGGACAAGCCAACTACGTCAACAGGCGTCATCGAAGAGATACTGCCAAACGGGCAACCGAGCGGGAACTTCACTTTCCCATGCTATCGCGTTGCAGCTCGATTTGACGGAGGGATGAGCGGCGGCCCCGTGTTCGACGAGCGAGGAAGGCTATGCGGCATCATCTCAGGTTCACTATTTCCAGGTGACGACGAGGAAGAACCGATCAGCTACGTGTGTATGCTATGGCCCATCCTGCCACTGGGAATTTCTGTGAACCGTGGTCCCTCCCATGCAAAGAACGTCAAGTACCCAGTAGCTCATCTGGTACGGGATCGCATTATTCATACGTGCGAAAGCAGCTTCAACGGCATCGATCCACGTCTCTTAATAACGTGGTATTGCCTGCCTGAAGTGCCAATCTGA
- a CDS encoding phytanoyl-CoA dioxygenase family protein has translation MKETMRQTTTTGSLAEEGWEKIVFSEALKSDVEALFFDVCNYLLVLVKDDSRFDESAQRRLREAVKDRDAVAAERHLQTITLELNAKDRKLLGKLYDLGTRPMRLMSGMRLFFNPQIQQIVERFFDHSEAPSILVRPFNGETLHVFPPGEENYRYNLPVHQDFPYLLQSEKQLTFWLNLTDNLNGEAGGVRIYPRTHKLGLPKTTKNAFGHYEVAIEHYPDFDQNDHVESASGMFELYAIDSLTWHSSVPSISKDSTRLTYIFRVSDIGTPDRIPYGADRSHPQGKRFEDLYPELYIEPATR, from the coding sequence ATGAAAGAAACCATGCGCCAAACCACGACGACGGGCTCGCTTGCCGAAGAGGGCTGGGAAAAGATCGTTTTCTCCGAAGCGCTCAAGAGCGACGTTGAGGCACTGTTCTTCGACGTGTGCAACTACCTCTTGGTGCTGGTGAAGGACGACTCACGGTTCGACGAGTCGGCCCAGCGACGGCTGCGAGAAGCCGTCAAGGACCGGGATGCCGTCGCCGCCGAGCGCCATCTTCAAACGATCACCCTGGAACTGAATGCCAAGGATCGGAAGCTTCTGGGCAAGCTCTACGATCTGGGCACCCGGCCGATGCGGCTCATGTCGGGCATGCGCCTATTCTTCAACCCGCAGATTCAGCAGATCGTCGAACGATTCTTTGACCATTCGGAAGCGCCCTCCATTTTGGTCCGCCCCTTCAACGGCGAAACGCTGCATGTGTTTCCGCCCGGCGAGGAGAACTACCGATACAACCTGCCGGTGCATCAGGATTTCCCGTACTTGCTGCAAAGCGAGAAGCAGCTCACTTTCTGGCTGAACCTGACCGACAATTTGAACGGCGAAGCCGGAGGCGTCCGGATCTATCCGCGCACGCACAAGCTTGGGCTGCCGAAGACCACCAAGAACGCGTTCGGGCATTACGAGGTTGCGATCGAGCACTATCCCGACTTCGATCAGAACGATCACGTGGAATCAGCGTCCGGAATGTTCGAGCTTTACGCGATTGATTCCCTGACCTGGCACAGTTCCGTGCCGAGCATTTCCAAGGACAGCACGCGTCTGACCTATATCTTTCGCGTGTCGGATATTGGTACGCCCGATCGCATCCCTTATGGAGCCGACAGATCGCACCCTCAGGGCAAGCGTTTCGAGGATCTGTATCCCGAGCTATACATCGAACCGGCAACGCGGTAG